In Bubalus kerabau isolate K-KA32 ecotype Philippines breed swamp buffalo chromosome 4, PCC_UOA_SB_1v2, whole genome shotgun sequence, one DNA window encodes the following:
- the LOC129648854 gene encoding angiotensin-converting enzyme isoform X2 — protein sequence MPTSGAHCTADMETDTSTSGDPSPLTCWGTCGPRAGRTSTTRWCPSPTSPILMLPMLWCRRIKQCTRVTMDQLSTVHHEMGHVQYYLQYKDQHVSLRRGANPGFHEAIGDVLALSVSTPAHLHKIGLLDQVTNDTESDINYLLKMALEKIAFLPFGYLVDQWRWGVFSGQTPPSRYNYDWWYLRTKYQGICPPVVRNETHFDAGAKFHVPNVTPYIRYFVSFVLQFQFHEALCKEAGHQGPLHQCDIYQSTQAGAKLRALLQAGSSRPWQEVLKDMVGSDNLDARPLLSYFQPVTQWLEEQNQQNGEVLGWPEYQWHPPMPDSYPEGIDLVSDEDEARKFVEEYDRRSQVVWNEYAEANWNYSTNISTDNSKLLMEKNLQMANHTVKYGTWARKFDVTNFQNATMKRMIKKIQDLERAALPTKELEEYNQILLDMETVYSVASVCHENGTCLRLEPDLTNLMATSRNYQDLAWAWKSWRDKVGRSILPYFPKYVELTNKAARLNGYQDGGDSWRSMYEMPFLEEELEQLFQELQPLYLNLHAYVRRALHRHYGPDVINLEGPIPAHLLGNMWAQSWSNIYDLVAPFPSAPKMDATEAMIKQGWTPLRMFKEADNFFTSLGLLPMPPEFWNKSMLEKPTDGREVVCHASAWDFFNGKDFRIKQCTSVNMEDLVVAHHEMGHIQYFMQYKDLPVTFREGANPGFHEAIGDVLALSVSTPTHLHKINLLSSRDGGYEEDINFLMKMALEKIAFIPFSFLVDQWRWRVFDGSVTRENYNQEWWSLRLKYQGVCPPLARSQDDFDPGAKFHIPASVPYIRYFVSFVIQFQFHQALCQAAGHQGPLHKCDIYQSKEAGKLLADAMKLGFSQPWPEAMRLITGQSNMSAAAMMTYFKPLLDWLVTENGRHGEKLGWPQYNWTPNSARLEGPFVGSGRVNFLGLNLEEQQARVGQWVLLFLGVALLVATLGLTQRLFSIRHHSLRRPHRGPQFGSEVELRHS from the exons ATGCCTACGTCCGGCGCGCACTGCACCGCCGATATGGAGACAGATACATCAACCTCAGGGGACCCATCCCCGCTCACCTGCTGG GGAACATGTGGGCCCAGAGCTGGGAGAACATCTACGACACGGTGGTGCCCTTCCCCGACAAGCCCAATCTTGATGTTACCAATGTTATGGTGCAGAAG GATCAAGCAGTGCACGCGGGTCACTATGGACCAGCTGTCCACGGTGCACCACGAGATGGGCCACGTGCAGTACTACCTTCAGTACAAGGACCAGCACGTCTCCCTGCGCCGAGGCGCCAACCCCGGCTTCCACGAGGCCATCGGCGATGTGCTGGCCCTCTCCGTCTCCACTCCCGCACACCTGCACAAGATCGGCCTGCTGGACCAGGTCACCAATGACACAG AGAGTGACATCAACTACTTGTTAAAGATGGCACTGGAAAAAATTGCCTTCCTGCCCTTTGGCTACTTGGTGGACCAGTGGCGTTGGGGGGTCTTTAGTGGGCAAACCCCCCCTTCCCGCTACAACTATGACTGGTGGTATCTTCG AACCAAGTATCAGGGGATCTGTCCTCCGGTTGTCCGAAATGAAACCCACTTTGACGCTGGAGCCAAGTTTCACGTCCCAAATGTGACCCCGTATATCAG GTACTTCGTGAGCTTTGTCCTGCAGTTCCAGTTCCACGAAGCGCTGTGCAAGGAGGCAGGCCACCAAGGCCCCCTGCACCAGTGTGACATCTACCAGTCCACCCAGGCGGGGGCCAAGCTCCG GGCACTGCTGCAGGCAGGCTCCTCACGGCCCTGGCAGGAGGTGCTGAAGGACATGGTCGGCTCAGACAACCTGGACGCTAGGCCGCTGCTCAGCTACTTCCAGCCGGTCACACAATGGCTCGAGGAGCAGAATCAGCAGAACGGCGAGGTCCTGGGCTGGCCAGAGTATCAGTGGCACCCACCGATGCCTGACAGTTACCCGGAGGGCATTG ACCTGGTGTCCGACGAGGACGAGGCCCGCAAGTTTGTGGAGGAATATGACCGGAGGTCCCAGGTGGTGTGGAACGAGTATGCCGAGGCCAACTGGAACTACAGCACCAACATCAGCACGGACAACAGCAAGTTGCTG ATGGAGAAGAACTTACAGATGGCAAACCACACAGTCAAGTATGGCACCTGGGCCAGGAAGTTCGACGTGACCAACTTCCAGAATGCCACCATGAAGCGGATGATAAAGAAGATTCAGGATCTAGAGCGGGCGGCACTGCCCACCAAGGAGCTGGAAGAG TATAACCAGATCCTGCTGGACATGGAGACCGTTTACAGCGTGGCCTCTGTGTGCCACGAAAATGGCACCTGCCTGCGGCTCGAGCCTG ATCTGACCAATCTGATGGCCACATCCCGGAATTATCAGGACCTGGCCTGGGCATGGAAGAGCTGGCGTGATAAAGTGGGGCGGTCCATCCTCCCCTACTTCCCCAAATACGTGGAGCTCACCAACAAGGCCGCCAGGCTCAATG gctACCAGGATGGCGGGGACTCCTGGAGGTCCATGTACGAGATGCCCTTCCTAGAGGAGGAGCTGGAGCAGCTGTTTCAAGAGCTGCAGCCGCTCTACCTGAACCTGCACGCCTACGTGCGCCGGGCCCTGCACCGCCACTACGGGCCCGACGTCATCAACCTGGAGGGCCCCATCCCAGCCCACCTGCTCG ggaacaTGTGGGCACAGAGCTGGTCCAACATCTATGACTTGGTGGCACCCTTCCCTTCAGCCCCCAAGATGGATGCCACGGAGGCCATGATAAAGCAG GGCTGGACACCCCTAAGGATGTTTAAGGAAGCAGACAATTTCTTCACCTCCCTGGGGCTGCTGCCCATGCCCCCTGAGTTCTGGAACAAGTCGATGCTGGAGAAGCCGACCGATGGGCGGGAAGTGGTGTGCCACGCCTCCGCCTGGGACTTCTTCAACGGCAAGGACTTTAG GATCAAGCAGTGCACCTCGGTGAACATGGAAGACCTGGTGGTGGCCCACCACGAAATGGGCCACATACAGTACTTCATGCAGTACAAGGACTTGCCCGTGACCTTCCGGGAGGGTGCCAACCCTGGCTTTCACGAGGCCATTGGGGATGTGCTGGCCCTCTCAGTGTCCACCCCCACGCACCTGCACAAGATCAACCTGCTGAGCAGCAGGGATGGCGGCTACG AGGAGGATATCAACTTTCTGATGAAGATGGCGCTCGAGAAGATCGCCTTCATCCCCTTCAGCTTCCTTGTCGACCAGTGGCGCTGGAGGGTGTTCGACGGAAGTGTCACCAGAGAGAACTACAACCAGGAGTGGTGGAGCCTCAG GCTGAAGTACCAGGGTGTCTGTCCCCCACTGGCCAGATCTCAAGACGACTTTGACCCAGGGGCCAAGTTCCACATTCCTGCAAGTGTGCCTTACATCAG GTACTTCGTCAGCTTTGTCATTCAGTTCCAGTTCCACCAGGCGCTGTGTCAGGCGGCAGGCCACCAGGGCCCGCTGCACAAGTGTGACATCTACCAGTCCAAGGAGGCCGGGAAGCTCCTGGC GGATGCCATGAAGCTGGGCTTCAGTCAGCCGTGGCCCGAAGCCATGCGGCTGATCACGGGCCAGTCCAACATGTCGGCTGCCGCCATGATGACCTACTTCAAGCCGCTGCTGGACTGGCTCGTGACGGAGAACGGGCGGCACGGGGAGAAGCTGGGCTGGCCTCAGTACAACTGGACGCCAAACTCGG CTCGCCTGGAAGGCCCCTTCGTGGGCTCCGGCCGCGTCAACTTCCTGGGCCTGAACCTGGAGGAGCAGCAGGCCCGCGTGGGCCAGTGGGTGCTGCTCTTCCTGGGCGTCGCCCTGCTGGTGGCCACGCTGGGCCTCACCCAGCGGCTCTTCAGCATCCGCCACCACAGCCTCCGCCGGCCCCACCGCGGGCCCCAGTTTGGCTCCGAGGTGGAGCTGAGACACTCCTGA
- the LOC129648854 gene encoding angiotensin-converting enzyme isoform X1, which translates to MGAASGRRWPPLLLPLLLLLLPPPPVILALDPALQPGNFPADEAGAQIFAASFNSSAEQVLFQSTAASWAHDTNITEENARLQEEAALLSQEFSEAWGQKAKDLFDPVWQNFTDPTLLRIIGAVRTLGPANLDLEKRQKYNSLLSNMSRIYSTAKVCFPNKTAPCWSLDPELTNVLASSRSYALLLYAWEGWHNAAGIPLKPLYQDFTALSNEAYKQDGFSDTGAYWRSWYDSPTFTEDLERLYQQLEPLYLNLHAYVRRALHRRYGDRYINLRGPIPAHLLGNMWAQSWENIYDTVVPFPDKPNLDVTNVMVQKGWNATHMFRVAEEFFTSLGLLPMPPEFWAESMLEKPSDGREVVCHASAWDFYNRKDFRIKQCTRVTMDQLSTVHHEMGHVQYYLQYKDQHVSLRRGANPGFHEAIGDVLALSVSTPAHLHKIGLLDQVTNDTESDINYLLKMALEKIAFLPFGYLVDQWRWGVFSGQTPPSRYNYDWWYLRTKYQGICPPVVRNETHFDAGAKFHVPNVTPYIRYFVSFVLQFQFHEALCKEAGHQGPLHQCDIYQSTQAGAKLRALLQAGSSRPWQEVLKDMVGSDNLDARPLLSYFQPVTQWLEEQNQQNGEVLGWPEYQWHPPMPDSYPEGIDLVSDEDEARKFVEEYDRRSQVVWNEYAEANWNYSTNISTDNSKLLMEKNLQMANHTVKYGTWARKFDVTNFQNATMKRMIKKIQDLERAALPTKELEEYNQILLDMETVYSVASVCHENGTCLRLEPDLTNLMATSRNYQDLAWAWKSWRDKVGRSILPYFPKYVELTNKAARLNGYQDGGDSWRSMYEMPFLEEELEQLFQELQPLYLNLHAYVRRALHRHYGPDVINLEGPIPAHLLGNMWAQSWSNIYDLVAPFPSAPKMDATEAMIKQGWTPLRMFKEADNFFTSLGLLPMPPEFWNKSMLEKPTDGREVVCHASAWDFFNGKDFRIKQCTSVNMEDLVVAHHEMGHIQYFMQYKDLPVTFREGANPGFHEAIGDVLALSVSTPTHLHKINLLSSRDGGYEEDINFLMKMALEKIAFIPFSFLVDQWRWRVFDGSVTRENYNQEWWSLRLKYQGVCPPLARSQDDFDPGAKFHIPASVPYIRYFVSFVIQFQFHQALCQAAGHQGPLHKCDIYQSKEAGKLLADAMKLGFSQPWPEAMRLITGQSNMSAAAMMTYFKPLLDWLVTENGRHGEKLGWPQYNWTPNSARLEGPFVGSGRVNFLGLNLEEQQARVGQWVLLFLGVALLVATLGLTQRLFSIRHHSLRRPHRGPQFGSEVELRHS; encoded by the exons ATGGGGGCCGCGTCGGGTCGCCGGTGGCCACCGCTGCTGCtgccgttgctgctgctgctcctgccgcCGCCGCCCGTGATCCTGGCGCTGGACCCCGCGTTGCAGCCCGGGAACTTTCCCGCCGACGAGGCCGGGGCGCAGATCTTCGCAGCCAGCTTCAACTCGAGCGCCGAGCAGGTGCTGTTCCAGAGCACGGCCGCCAGCTGGGCGCACGACACCAACATCACCGAGGAGAACGCGCGGCTCCAG GAGGAAGCAGCCTTGCTCAGCCAGGAGTTTTCAGAGGCCTGGGGCCAGAAGGCCAAGGATCTGTTCGACCCGGTCTGGCAGAACTTTACCGACCCCACGCTGCTGCGCATCATCGGGGCGGTGCGCACCCTGGGCCCCGCCAACCTGGACCTAGAGAAGCGGCAGAAG TACAACTCTCTGCTAAGCAACATGAGCAGGATTTACTCCACGGCCAAGGTCTGCTTCCCCAACAAGACTGCCCCCTGCTGGTCCCTGGACCCAG AGCTCACCAACGTCCTGGCTTCCTCGCGAAGCTACGCCCTGCTGCTGTATGCCTGGGAGGGCTGGCACAACGCCGCAGGCATCCCACTGAAGCCCCTATACCAGGACTTCACTGCCCTCAGCAACGAGGCCTACAAGCAGGATG GCTTCTCAGACACAGGGGCCTACTGGCGCTCCTGGTATGACTCTCCCACCTTCACGGAGGATCTGGAGCGCCTCTACCAGCAGCTGGAGCCCCTCTACCTGAACCTCCATGCCTACGTCCGGCGCGCACTGCACCGCCGATATGGAGACAGATACATCAACCTCAGGGGACCCATCCCCGCTCACCTGCTGG GGAACATGTGGGCCCAGAGCTGGGAGAACATCTACGACACGGTGGTGCCCTTCCCCGACAAGCCCAATCTTGATGTTACCAATGTTATGGTGCAGAAG ggctGGAACGCCACACACATGTTCCGGGTGGCGGAGGAGTTCTTCACCTCCCTGGGGCTCTTGCCCATGCCACCCGAGTTCTGGGCAGAATCCATGCTGGAGAAGCCAAGCGACGGGCGGGAGGTGGTGTGCCACGCGTCCGCCTGGGACTTCTACAACAGGAAAGACTTCAG GATCAAGCAGTGCACGCGGGTCACTATGGACCAGCTGTCCACGGTGCACCACGAGATGGGCCACGTGCAGTACTACCTTCAGTACAAGGACCAGCACGTCTCCCTGCGCCGAGGCGCCAACCCCGGCTTCCACGAGGCCATCGGCGATGTGCTGGCCCTCTCCGTCTCCACTCCCGCACACCTGCACAAGATCGGCCTGCTGGACCAGGTCACCAATGACACAG AGAGTGACATCAACTACTTGTTAAAGATGGCACTGGAAAAAATTGCCTTCCTGCCCTTTGGCTACTTGGTGGACCAGTGGCGTTGGGGGGTCTTTAGTGGGCAAACCCCCCCTTCCCGCTACAACTATGACTGGTGGTATCTTCG AACCAAGTATCAGGGGATCTGTCCTCCGGTTGTCCGAAATGAAACCCACTTTGACGCTGGAGCCAAGTTTCACGTCCCAAATGTGACCCCGTATATCAG GTACTTCGTGAGCTTTGTCCTGCAGTTCCAGTTCCACGAAGCGCTGTGCAAGGAGGCAGGCCACCAAGGCCCCCTGCACCAGTGTGACATCTACCAGTCCACCCAGGCGGGGGCCAAGCTCCG GGCACTGCTGCAGGCAGGCTCCTCACGGCCCTGGCAGGAGGTGCTGAAGGACATGGTCGGCTCAGACAACCTGGACGCTAGGCCGCTGCTCAGCTACTTCCAGCCGGTCACACAATGGCTCGAGGAGCAGAATCAGCAGAACGGCGAGGTCCTGGGCTGGCCAGAGTATCAGTGGCACCCACCGATGCCTGACAGTTACCCGGAGGGCATTG ACCTGGTGTCCGACGAGGACGAGGCCCGCAAGTTTGTGGAGGAATATGACCGGAGGTCCCAGGTGGTGTGGAACGAGTATGCCGAGGCCAACTGGAACTACAGCACCAACATCAGCACGGACAACAGCAAGTTGCTG ATGGAGAAGAACTTACAGATGGCAAACCACACAGTCAAGTATGGCACCTGGGCCAGGAAGTTCGACGTGACCAACTTCCAGAATGCCACCATGAAGCGGATGATAAAGAAGATTCAGGATCTAGAGCGGGCGGCACTGCCCACCAAGGAGCTGGAAGAG TATAACCAGATCCTGCTGGACATGGAGACCGTTTACAGCGTGGCCTCTGTGTGCCACGAAAATGGCACCTGCCTGCGGCTCGAGCCTG ATCTGACCAATCTGATGGCCACATCCCGGAATTATCAGGACCTGGCCTGGGCATGGAAGAGCTGGCGTGATAAAGTGGGGCGGTCCATCCTCCCCTACTTCCCCAAATACGTGGAGCTCACCAACAAGGCCGCCAGGCTCAATG gctACCAGGATGGCGGGGACTCCTGGAGGTCCATGTACGAGATGCCCTTCCTAGAGGAGGAGCTGGAGCAGCTGTTTCAAGAGCTGCAGCCGCTCTACCTGAACCTGCACGCCTACGTGCGCCGGGCCCTGCACCGCCACTACGGGCCCGACGTCATCAACCTGGAGGGCCCCATCCCAGCCCACCTGCTCG ggaacaTGTGGGCACAGAGCTGGTCCAACATCTATGACTTGGTGGCACCCTTCCCTTCAGCCCCCAAGATGGATGCCACGGAGGCCATGATAAAGCAG GGCTGGACACCCCTAAGGATGTTTAAGGAAGCAGACAATTTCTTCACCTCCCTGGGGCTGCTGCCCATGCCCCCTGAGTTCTGGAACAAGTCGATGCTGGAGAAGCCGACCGATGGGCGGGAAGTGGTGTGCCACGCCTCCGCCTGGGACTTCTTCAACGGCAAGGACTTTAG GATCAAGCAGTGCACCTCGGTGAACATGGAAGACCTGGTGGTGGCCCACCACGAAATGGGCCACATACAGTACTTCATGCAGTACAAGGACTTGCCCGTGACCTTCCGGGAGGGTGCCAACCCTGGCTTTCACGAGGCCATTGGGGATGTGCTGGCCCTCTCAGTGTCCACCCCCACGCACCTGCACAAGATCAACCTGCTGAGCAGCAGGGATGGCGGCTACG AGGAGGATATCAACTTTCTGATGAAGATGGCGCTCGAGAAGATCGCCTTCATCCCCTTCAGCTTCCTTGTCGACCAGTGGCGCTGGAGGGTGTTCGACGGAAGTGTCACCAGAGAGAACTACAACCAGGAGTGGTGGAGCCTCAG GCTGAAGTACCAGGGTGTCTGTCCCCCACTGGCCAGATCTCAAGACGACTTTGACCCAGGGGCCAAGTTCCACATTCCTGCAAGTGTGCCTTACATCAG GTACTTCGTCAGCTTTGTCATTCAGTTCCAGTTCCACCAGGCGCTGTGTCAGGCGGCAGGCCACCAGGGCCCGCTGCACAAGTGTGACATCTACCAGTCCAAGGAGGCCGGGAAGCTCCTGGC GGATGCCATGAAGCTGGGCTTCAGTCAGCCGTGGCCCGAAGCCATGCGGCTGATCACGGGCCAGTCCAACATGTCGGCTGCCGCCATGATGACCTACTTCAAGCCGCTGCTGGACTGGCTCGTGACGGAGAACGGGCGGCACGGGGAGAAGCTGGGCTGGCCTCAGTACAACTGGACGCCAAACTCGG CTCGCCTGGAAGGCCCCTTCGTGGGCTCCGGCCGCGTCAACTTCCTGGGCCTGAACCTGGAGGAGCAGCAGGCCCGCGTGGGCCAGTGGGTGCTGCTCTTCCTGGGCGTCGCCCTGCTGGTGGCCACGCTGGGCCTCACCCAGCGGCTCTTCAGCATCCGCCACCACAGCCTCCGCCGGCCCCACCGCGGGCCCCAGTTTGGCTCCGAGGTGGAGCTGAGACACTCCTGA
- the LOC129648854 gene encoding angiotensin-converting enzyme isoform X3, protein MGHGWAAPGLPRLLLLLLCCGHPLLVPSEGTTGQGTTSQVTVNHETTSQATTSSETTIRHSITHPSTTSSPKKTQSPNLVSDEDEARKFVEEYDRRSQVVWNEYAEANWNYSTNISTDNSKLLMEKNLQMANHTVKYGTWARKFDVTNFQNATMKRMIKKIQDLERAALPTKELEEYNQILLDMETVYSVASVCHENGTCLRLEPDLTNLMATSRNYQDLAWAWKSWRDKVGRSILPYFPKYVELTNKAARLNGYQDGGDSWRSMYEMPFLEEELEQLFQELQPLYLNLHAYVRRALHRHYGPDVINLEGPIPAHLLGNMWAQSWSNIYDLVAPFPSAPKMDATEAMIKQGWTPLRMFKEADNFFTSLGLLPMPPEFWNKSMLEKPTDGREVVCHASAWDFFNGKDFRIKQCTSVNMEDLVVAHHEMGHIQYFMQYKDLPVTFREGANPGFHEAIGDVLALSVSTPTHLHKINLLSSRDGGYEEDINFLMKMALEKIAFIPFSFLVDQWRWRVFDGSVTRENYNQEWWSLRLKYQGVCPPLARSQDDFDPGAKFHIPASVPYIRYFVSFVIQFQFHQALCQAAGHQGPLHKCDIYQSKEAGKLLADAMKLGFSQPWPEAMRLITGQSNMSAAAMMTYFKPLLDWLVTENGRHGEKLGWPQYNWTPNSARLEGPFVGSGRVNFLGLNLEEQQARVGQWVLLFLGVALLVATLGLTQRLFSIRHHSLRRPHRGPQFGSEVELRHS, encoded by the exons ATGGGCCACGGTTGGGCTGCTCCAGGACTGcctcgcctcctcctcctcctgctctgctGTGGGCACCCCCTGCTGGTCCCCAGTGAGGGGACCACCGGCCAGGGGACCACCAGCCAGGTGACAGTCAACCATGAAACAACCAGCCAGGCAACAACCAGCAGTGAGACAACCATCCGCCACTCAATCACCCATCCCTCAACAACCAGCAGCCCGAAGAAAACCCAGAGCCCAA ACCTGGTGTCCGACGAGGACGAGGCCCGCAAGTTTGTGGAGGAATATGACCGGAGGTCCCAGGTGGTGTGGAACGAGTATGCCGAGGCCAACTGGAACTACAGCACCAACATCAGCACGGACAACAGCAAGTTGCTG ATGGAGAAGAACTTACAGATGGCAAACCACACAGTCAAGTATGGCACCTGGGCCAGGAAGTTCGACGTGACCAACTTCCAGAATGCCACCATGAAGCGGATGATAAAGAAGATTCAGGATCTAGAGCGGGCGGCACTGCCCACCAAGGAGCTGGAAGAG TATAACCAGATCCTGCTGGACATGGAGACCGTTTACAGCGTGGCCTCTGTGTGCCACGAAAATGGCACCTGCCTGCGGCTCGAGCCTG ATCTGACCAATCTGATGGCCACATCCCGGAATTATCAGGACCTGGCCTGGGCATGGAAGAGCTGGCGTGATAAAGTGGGGCGGTCCATCCTCCCCTACTTCCCCAAATACGTGGAGCTCACCAACAAGGCCGCCAGGCTCAATG gctACCAGGATGGCGGGGACTCCTGGAGGTCCATGTACGAGATGCCCTTCCTAGAGGAGGAGCTGGAGCAGCTGTTTCAAGAGCTGCAGCCGCTCTACCTGAACCTGCACGCCTACGTGCGCCGGGCCCTGCACCGCCACTACGGGCCCGACGTCATCAACCTGGAGGGCCCCATCCCAGCCCACCTGCTCG ggaacaTGTGGGCACAGAGCTGGTCCAACATCTATGACTTGGTGGCACCCTTCCCTTCAGCCCCCAAGATGGATGCCACGGAGGCCATGATAAAGCAG GGCTGGACACCCCTAAGGATGTTTAAGGAAGCAGACAATTTCTTCACCTCCCTGGGGCTGCTGCCCATGCCCCCTGAGTTCTGGAACAAGTCGATGCTGGAGAAGCCGACCGATGGGCGGGAAGTGGTGTGCCACGCCTCCGCCTGGGACTTCTTCAACGGCAAGGACTTTAG GATCAAGCAGTGCACCTCGGTGAACATGGAAGACCTGGTGGTGGCCCACCACGAAATGGGCCACATACAGTACTTCATGCAGTACAAGGACTTGCCCGTGACCTTCCGGGAGGGTGCCAACCCTGGCTTTCACGAGGCCATTGGGGATGTGCTGGCCCTCTCAGTGTCCACCCCCACGCACCTGCACAAGATCAACCTGCTGAGCAGCAGGGATGGCGGCTACG AGGAGGATATCAACTTTCTGATGAAGATGGCGCTCGAGAAGATCGCCTTCATCCCCTTCAGCTTCCTTGTCGACCAGTGGCGCTGGAGGGTGTTCGACGGAAGTGTCACCAGAGAGAACTACAACCAGGAGTGGTGGAGCCTCAG GCTGAAGTACCAGGGTGTCTGTCCCCCACTGGCCAGATCTCAAGACGACTTTGACCCAGGGGCCAAGTTCCACATTCCTGCAAGTGTGCCTTACATCAG GTACTTCGTCAGCTTTGTCATTCAGTTCCAGTTCCACCAGGCGCTGTGTCAGGCGGCAGGCCACCAGGGCCCGCTGCACAAGTGTGACATCTACCAGTCCAAGGAGGCCGGGAAGCTCCTGGC GGATGCCATGAAGCTGGGCTTCAGTCAGCCGTGGCCCGAAGCCATGCGGCTGATCACGGGCCAGTCCAACATGTCGGCTGCCGCCATGATGACCTACTTCAAGCCGCTGCTGGACTGGCTCGTGACGGAGAACGGGCGGCACGGGGAGAAGCTGGGCTGGCCTCAGTACAACTGGACGCCAAACTCGG CTCGCCTGGAAGGCCCCTTCGTGGGCTCCGGCCGCGTCAACTTCCTGGGCCTGAACCTGGAGGAGCAGCAGGCCCGCGTGGGCCAGTGGGTGCTGCTCTTCCTGGGCGTCGCCCTGCTGGTGGCCACGCTGGGCCTCACCCAGCGGCTCTTCAGCATCCGCCACCACAGCCTCCGCCGGCCCCACCGCGGGCCCCAGTTTGGCTCCGAGGTGGAGCTGAGACACTCCTGA